A genomic window from Candidatus Kouleothrix ribensis includes:
- a CDS encoding HAMP domain-containing protein — MYRLRLSTLLVAINVGLLLLVAAAGAVAAGPLLRRFTDEQALARVEQAGLSAQRAIEQAGLSALASAHVLAEHPALLQQLQAGDQAALSQFLRSRRLAGCALLHGRQLLGASGLALDWVALAGQAGEQGLYQPRSAQPLVLGARAAVPGRPTTYVLVAIVLDQSFAERLGRELGVAVAIERGAASVAVVARRDELASYQARRPLTDRAGTPIGTIVASLPTSFLAQPLAQLLRMLVLMIASAALLAGLASLLIGRRLSRPLKTLTGAVARIGRGDLATPVGVAPGGEIGALAATLEAMRWQLWRLTADMRRQQAESQAIITGIVEGVFSVDRERNIRYVNPQAAALLGLAPGDMVGRFCGDVLNPQAANGRRPCAEQCPIIHARFRDGANATEQLLLRDGRRRTVVITSAPPADDQQVQVLRDETEREAVRRLRDAVLDNISHEFRTPLSAQLASIELLLDQLPTLTTDQIGQLILSLQRGTLRLTQLIDNLLASARIESGRFAIRHQLLALDEVVEDALELTRPLLTQRSQQVNVGLPFPLPPISGDAPLLTQVLVNLLANANKFAPVGSVITVGGAVGPATVTLWVADQGPGLPPAGATALFGQFIRSAGDEPEQSGVGLGLWIVQSIIERHGGQVSAQSTSAGTCVSITLPLATKQ, encoded by the coding sequence ATGTACCGACTACGCCTGAGCACGCTGTTGGTAGCGATCAATGTTGGCCTGCTACTGCTGGTGGCCGCTGCTGGGGCCGTGGCGGCCGGGCCGCTGCTGCGGCGCTTCACCGACGAGCAGGCGCTCGCGCGGGTCGAGCAGGCCGGCCTGAGCGCCCAGCGCGCGATCGAGCAGGCCGGCCTGAGCGCGCTGGCGTCGGCACACGTGCTGGCCGAGCACCCGGCGCTATTACAGCAGCTACAGGCCGGCGACCAGGCCGCGCTCAGCCAGTTTCTGCGCAGCCGCCGGCTGGCTGGCTGCGCGCTACTACACGGCCGGCAGCTGCTCGGCGCCAGCGGGCTGGCGCTCGATTGGGTCGCGCTCGCCGGCCAGGCTGGCGAGCAAGGGCTATACCAGCCGCGCAGCGCCCAGCCGCTCGTGCTCGGCGCGCGCGCCGCCGTGCCGGGCCGGCCTACCACCTACGTGCTGGTGGCGATTGTGCTCGACCAGAGCTTCGCCGAGCGACTCGGCCGCGAGCTGGGCGTGGCCGTTGCGATCGAGCGCGGCGCCGCCAGCGTGGCCGTGGTAGCCCGGCGCGACGAGCTTGCGAGCTACCAGGCACGCCGGCCGCTTACCGATCGCGCAGGCACACCGATCGGCACGATCGTCGCCAGCCTGCCCACTAGCTTCCTGGCCCAGCCGCTGGCCCAGCTGCTGCGCATGCTCGTGCTGATGATCGCGAGCGCCGCGCTGTTGGCCGGCCTGGCCAGCTTGCTGATCGGGCGCCGGCTCAGCCGGCCGCTCAAAACCCTCACCGGCGCGGTGGCGCGGATCGGCCGCGGCGACCTGGCCACCCCGGTCGGCGTTGCGCCTGGCGGCGAGATTGGCGCGCTGGCCGCTACGCTTGAAGCGATGCGCTGGCAGCTCTGGCGCCTGACCGCCGACATGCGCCGCCAGCAGGCTGAGTCGCAGGCGATCATCACGGGCATTGTCGAAGGCGTGTTTAGCGTCGATCGCGAGCGCAATATTCGTTATGTCAATCCGCAGGCCGCCGCGCTGCTCGGGCTTGCGCCCGGCGACATGGTTGGCCGGTTCTGTGGCGATGTATTGAACCCGCAGGCAGCCAACGGCCGGCGCCCGTGTGCCGAGCAGTGCCCGATCATCCACGCGCGCTTCCGCGATGGCGCGAATGCCACCGAGCAGCTGCTACTACGCGATGGGCGCCGCCGCACCGTGGTCATCACCAGCGCGCCGCCGGCCGACGATCAGCAGGTGCAGGTGCTGCGCGACGAGACTGAGCGCGAGGCGGTGCGGCGGCTACGCGACGCCGTGCTCGATAATATTTCGCACGAGTTTCGCACCCCGCTCTCGGCCCAGCTGGCCTCGATCGAGCTGCTGCTCGACCAGCTGCCGACCCTGACGACCGATCAGATCGGCCAGCTGATCCTGTCGCTCCAGCGCGGCACGCTGCGGCTGACTCAGCTGATCGACAACTTGCTCGCCAGCGCACGGATCGAATCGGGCCGCTTCGCCATCCGCCACCAGCTGCTGGCGCTCGACGAAGTGGTTGAGGATGCGCTCGAGCTAACCCGCCCGCTGCTGACCCAGCGCAGCCAGCAGGTCAATGTCGGCCTGCCGTTCCCGCTGCCGCCGATCAGTGGCGACGCGCCGCTGCTCACACAGGTGCTCGTGAACCTGCTGGCCAACGCCAATAAGTTCGCGCCGGTCGGCTCGGTCATCACGGTCGGCGGCGCGGTTGGGCCGGCCACGGTCACGCTCTGGGTTGCCGACCAGGGGCCTGGGCTGCCGCCGGCCGGCGCTACGGCGCTGTTTGGCCAGTTCATCCGCTCGGCCGGCGACGAACCCGAGCAGAGTGGGGTTGGGCTAGGCCTGTGGATCGTGCAGTCGATCATCGAGCGCCATGGCGGCCAGGTGTCGGCGCAGAGCACCAGCGCCGGCACGTGTGTTAGCATTACCCTGCCGCTGGCTACCAAACAATAG
- a CDS encoding sulfate ABC transporter permease: MSESADQNQAPQTAHQLGQGGSRAGAGWLKWLLIGLVVAYIAVIIVVPLGALVLGAFAGGPGAIIAALSEPDVYSSFWRTLLIALIVVAVHGTCGTAAAWVLVRQRFLGRRILNGLIDLPFAVSPVIAGYMLILLFGRRGVLGPLTQAIGVPVAFALPGMILATLFVTLPFMVRELMPVLQAFGTEQEQAAATIGASGWQTFRHVTFPALRWGFIYGITLTFARALGEFGAVLVISGGVQGRTETATLYIFRALDDRQYVGAYSAALVLGLVSLLLVLAAERLRGKEQ; encoded by the coding sequence ATGAGTGAGAGTGCCGATCAGAACCAGGCGCCCCAAACCGCGCACCAGCTCGGCCAGGGTGGTTCTCGGGCTGGCGCGGGCTGGCTCAAATGGCTGCTGATTGGCCTGGTTGTAGCCTATATTGCCGTGATCATCGTGGTGCCGCTTGGCGCGCTGGTGCTCGGGGCCTTTGCCGGCGGGCCGGGCGCGATCATCGCGGCGCTGAGCGAGCCGGATGTGTACTCGTCGTTCTGGCGCACCCTGCTGATCGCACTGATCGTTGTGGCCGTGCATGGCACCTGCGGCACGGCTGCCGCGTGGGTGCTGGTGCGCCAGCGCTTCCTGGGCCGGCGCATCTTGAATGGGCTGATCGACCTGCCGTTCGCCGTCTCGCCCGTGATCGCCGGCTATATGCTGATCTTGCTGTTTGGCCGCCGCGGTGTACTCGGGCCGCTTACCCAGGCGATCGGCGTGCCGGTGGCGTTCGCGCTGCCCGGTATGATCCTGGCGACCCTGTTCGTCACGCTGCCGTTCATGGTTCGCGAGCTCATGCCGGTGCTGCAGGCATTTGGCACCGAGCAAGAGCAGGCCGCCGCAACGATCGGCGCCAGCGGCTGGCAGACATTTCGCCATGTGACGTTCCCGGCACTGCGCTGGGGCTTTATCTATGGCATCACGCTGACATTTGCGCGCGCGCTGGGCGAATTCGGCGCGGTGCTGGTGATCAGCGGCGGCGTGCAGGGCCGCACCGAAACCGCCACGCTCTATATCTTCCGCGCGCTCGACGATCGGCAGTATGTCGGGGCCTACAGCGCGGCGCTGGTGCTCGGGCTGGTCTCGCTGCTGCTGGTGCTGGCCGCAGAACGCCTGCGCGGTAAGGAGCAGTAG
- the cysT gene encoding sulfate ABC transporter permease subunit CysT: MPRNAHTQPAPARPRTPIGVRAAALTYLSLLLIIPLAIIVQDGLRDGLGGIVRVLRQPVAWHALVLSLWTAAIMAVINAVMGTLTAYVLVRYRFPGKALLNAIVDLPFAIPTLVTGVMLVVLYGPQRALGAWLGQNAGLTIIFAPPGIILALLFITFPFVTRAVQPVLQALDRDQEEAAATIGAGGLTIFRRVVLPALVRPLSTGALLSFARAIGEFGAIVVVAGNIPLRSQTAAVYVFGEIESENQRAASAMSVVMLAIAFGLVVLADYLQRKRDE, translated from the coding sequence ATGCCGCGCAATGCCCACACCCAACCCGCGCCGGCGCGCCCGCGTACACCGATCGGCGTGCGCGCAGCTGCGCTGACCTACCTGTCGCTGCTGCTGATCATCCCGCTGGCGATCATCGTGCAGGATGGCCTGCGCGATGGCCTGGGCGGCATTGTGCGCGTGCTGCGCCAACCGGTCGCCTGGCACGCGCTGGTGCTCAGCCTGTGGACTGCGGCGATCATGGCGGTGATCAATGCCGTGATGGGCACGCTCACGGCCTACGTGCTGGTGCGCTACCGCTTCCCCGGCAAGGCGCTGCTCAACGCGATCGTCGACCTGCCGTTCGCCATTCCTACGCTCGTCACCGGCGTAATGCTGGTGGTACTGTATGGCCCGCAGCGCGCGCTGGGCGCATGGCTGGGGCAGAACGCCGGCCTCACGATCATCTTCGCGCCGCCGGGCATCATCCTGGCGCTGCTGTTCATCACCTTCCCATTCGTCACCCGCGCAGTCCAGCCGGTGCTCCAGGCACTCGATCGCGATCAGGAGGAGGCTGCGGCGACGATTGGCGCCGGTGGCCTGACGATCTTCCGCCGCGTGGTGCTGCCGGCGCTGGTTCGGCCACTTAGCACCGGCGCGCTGCTCAGCTTCGCCCGCGCGATCGGCGAGTTTGGCGCGATCGTGGTGGTGGCCGGCAATATTCCGCTGCGCAGCCAGACGGCCGCCGTGTACGTGTTTGGCGAGATCGAGTCTGAGAACCAGCGCGCCGCCAGCGCTATGTCGGTGGTGATGCTGGCAATCGCGTTCGGCCTGGTGGTGCTGGCCGATTATCTGCAGAGGAAACGCGATGAGTGA
- a CDS encoding sulfate ABC transporter substrate-binding protein, which yields MNHRITLALALGLLLAACGATPPAAGPTGASSTGPSGAATIILGAYTTPREAYAKLIPIFKDQWKQQTGQELTFQESYQGSGAQSRAIVEGFEADIAALSLEADIDRIAKAGLITHDWKAGQYHGMVSSSVVAFAVRKGNPKGIRDWADLAKPGVQILTPNPKTSGGAQWNILALYGAAKRGFVQGVPKDDDAAATSFLKAVLKNVVVMDKGARESITNFEQGVGDVAITYENEVLVGRQNGQDYELVIPRSTILIENPLALIDSYADKHGSRKVAEAFIAFLLTREAQGIFSDYGLRSVDPAVAQAAGAKYAPVDDLFTIEQFGGWSQATPAYFGDAGVYTRAIAEVQQ from the coding sequence ATGAATCACCGCATCACTCTGGCGCTCGCGCTCGGGCTGCTGTTGGCGGCCTGCGGCGCTACCCCCCCAGCGGCTGGGCCTACTGGCGCGAGCAGCACCGGCCCCAGCGGCGCCGCCACGATCATCCTCGGCGCCTACACCACGCCGCGCGAGGCCTATGCCAAGCTCATCCCCATCTTCAAAGACCAGTGGAAGCAGCAGACCGGCCAGGAGCTGACGTTTCAGGAATCGTACCAGGGCTCGGGCGCACAGTCGCGCGCGATCGTCGAAGGCTTCGAGGCCGATATCGCCGCGCTCTCGCTCGAGGCCGATATCGATCGGATCGCCAAGGCCGGGCTGATCACCCACGACTGGAAGGCCGGCCAGTACCACGGCATGGTCAGCAGCTCGGTAGTGGCCTTCGCGGTGCGCAAGGGCAACCCCAAAGGCATCCGCGATTGGGCCGACCTGGCCAAGCCGGGCGTGCAGATCCTCACGCCCAACCCCAAGACCAGCGGCGGCGCGCAGTGGAACATCCTGGCGCTGTATGGCGCGGCCAAGCGCGGCTTCGTGCAGGGCGTGCCGAAAGACGACGACGCGGCTGCGACCAGTTTCCTCAAGGCGGTGCTGAAGAACGTGGTGGTGATGGACAAAGGTGCGCGCGAGAGCATCACCAACTTCGAGCAGGGCGTCGGCGACGTGGCGATCACCTACGAGAACGAGGTGCTGGTTGGCCGCCAGAACGGCCAGGACTACGAGCTGGTCATTCCGCGCTCGACGATCTTGATCGAGAATCCACTGGCGCTGATCGATAGCTATGCCGACAAGCATGGCTCGCGCAAGGTCGCCGAGGCGTTCATCGCGTTCCTGCTCACGCGCGAAGCCCAGGGCATCTTCTCAGACTACGGGCTGCGCTCGGTCGATCCTGCCGTGGCCCAGGCGGCCGGCGCCAAATACGCCCCGGTCGATGATCTGTTCACGATCGAGCAGTTCGGCGGCTGGTCGCAGGCCACGCCGGCCTACTTCGGCGATGCGGGGGTTTACACCAGGGCCATCGCCGAGGTACAACAATAA
- a CDS encoding ATP-binding cassette domain-containing protein → MSILLEQLSKRYAGHPVVHGVSLEIADGEFFVLLGPSGSGKSTILRMIAGLAGIDQGRVLLRGRDVTRLPPQGRSVGFVFQNYALFRHMSVAENVEFGLRIRKVAPAERRRRRDGLLELVGLAGLGARMPRQLSGGQQQRVALARALAYEPEVLLLDEPFGALDAKIRVDLRRNLRRIQREIGTTTIFVTHDQEEAFELADRMGVMNVGRLLEVGPPEELYQHPQTEFVATFLGTANLLVGRCTDDSVQVGPLHFPLGTAARADNDDRRVQVLFRPEDIALAPDEANLAGPALGQAEVEQITFAGSFERLRLRLPPIAGVRSIAPEVPYGSDAVMIEASRSQDQARGFPLAPGARVWVGVRRMHALAHPGLRFLLLVEPGSTSQPALDLGAQLAHMAHARTTILAGGRPDDPAVQEYLRRLREKIGSGLPALDARASGEPPELAVASETERQPYDLIALGIQQPSSFELAARLLHANDQHLLLVPRPQPLPERVLICVAAGEPGKDDVQFAGRLLRHFGAAATVLSVLPDTASPQERERAERFIAAGVRTLTLLGVPAQSELRLGLVKQQILEAMASGAYHMLVLGAPLPRDDGRAALAGVVGEILISATERPILLVRSPVVARRRWRVVNRRAVNLEELSR, encoded by the coding sequence ATGTCGATCCTGCTCGAACAGCTCAGCAAACGCTACGCAGGCCACCCGGTGGTACATGGCGTGTCGCTCGAGATCGCCGACGGCGAGTTCTTCGTGCTGCTGGGGCCGAGCGGCAGCGGCAAGAGCACGATCTTGCGCATGATCGCCGGGCTGGCCGGCATCGACCAGGGGCGCGTGCTGCTACGCGGGCGTGATGTCACGCGGTTGCCGCCGCAGGGCCGCAGCGTTGGCTTCGTGTTCCAGAACTACGCGCTATTCCGGCATATGTCGGTGGCCGAGAATGTCGAGTTTGGCCTGCGCATCCGCAAGGTCGCGCCGGCCGAGCGCCGCCGCCGCCGCGACGGGCTGCTCGAGCTGGTGGGCCTGGCCGGGTTGGGCGCACGCATGCCGCGCCAGCTCTCGGGCGGGCAGCAGCAACGGGTGGCGCTGGCACGCGCGCTGGCCTACGAGCCCGAGGTGTTGCTGCTCGACGAGCCGTTCGGCGCGCTCGATGCCAAGATCCGCGTCGATCTGCGCCGCAACCTGCGGCGGATTCAGCGCGAGATCGGCACGACGACGATCTTCGTAACCCACGATCAAGAGGAGGCCTTCGAGCTGGCCGACCGGATGGGGGTTATGAATGTCGGCCGCCTGCTCGAGGTTGGCCCGCCCGAAGAGCTGTACCAGCACCCGCAGACTGAATTCGTGGCGACGTTTCTCGGCACCGCCAACCTGCTCGTCGGCCGCTGCACCGACGACAGTGTGCAGGTCGGGCCACTGCACTTCCCGCTTGGCACAGCGGCACGCGCAGACAACGACGACCGGCGGGTGCAGGTGTTGTTTCGCCCAGAAGACATTGCGCTCGCGCCGGACGAAGCCAACCTGGCCGGCCCGGCGCTCGGCCAGGCCGAGGTCGAGCAGATCACCTTCGCCGGCTCGTTCGAGCGGCTGCGCCTGCGCCTGCCGCCGATCGCCGGGGTGCGCTCGATCGCGCCCGAGGTGCCGTATGGCAGCGACGCAGTAATGATTGAGGCCAGCCGCTCGCAAGATCAGGCGCGCGGCTTCCCGCTGGCACCCGGCGCGCGCGTGTGGGTCGGCGTGCGGCGCATGCACGCGCTGGCCCACCCTGGCCTCCGCTTCTTGCTATTGGTCGAGCCTGGCAGCACCAGCCAGCCGGCGCTCGATCTCGGCGCGCAGCTGGCACATATGGCCCACGCGCGCACCACCATCCTGGCCGGCGGCCGGCCCGATGATCCAGCCGTGCAGGAATACCTGCGCCGGCTGCGCGAGAAGATCGGCAGCGGCTTGCCGGCGCTCGACGCGCGTGCCAGCGGCGAGCCGCCCGAGCTGGCGGTGGCCAGCGAAACCGAGCGCCAACCCTACGATCTGATCGCGCTGGGCATCCAGCAGCCGAGCAGCTTCGAGCTGGCCGCGCGGCTGCTGCACGCCAACGACCAGCACCTGCTGCTGGTGCCGCGGCCGCAGCCCCTGCCCGAGCGCGTGCTGATCTGCGTCGCTGCCGGCGAGCCAGGCAAAGACGATGTGCAGTTCGCCGGGCGGCTGCTGCGCCACTTCGGCGCGGCCGCCACCGTGCTCTCGGTACTGCCCGACACCGCCTCGCCCCAAGAGCGCGAGCGCGCCGAGCGCTTCATCGCCGCCGGGGTGCGCACACTCACGCTGCTGGGCGTGCCGGCCCAGAGCGAGCTGCGGCTCGGCCTGGTGAAGCAGCAGATTCTAGAAGCCATGGCCAGCGGCGCCTACCACATGCTGGTGCTCGGCGCACCACTGCCGCGCGACGACGGCCGCGCCGCGCTGGCCGGTGTGGTGGGCGAGATCCTGATCAGCGCCACCGAACGGCCGATCCTGCTGGTGCGCTCGCCGGTGGTTGCACGCCGGCGCTGGCGCGTGGTTAACCGGCGCGCCGTCAATCTCGAGGAGCTAAGCCGATGA
- a CDS encoding glycosyltransferase gives MRIAMLSIHSSPIAALGGKEAGGMNVYVRELSRELGRRGIYVDMFTRSQNAAAPTVVELDRHVRVVNLHTGPSVPYDKNWVLTYLPEFVNRARCFADGEDLSYDLIHSHYWLSGQAALALRRSWGAPVVHMFHTLGAMKNRVARGAEEHETGRRIAIERAQITAMDAIVAATPLDRAQMVEHYGARPEQVHVVPCGVDLRRFQPHDMAAARALLGLPAAPHRLIVLVGRIEPLKGIDALIRAIALLADRRPEWRGQLTAVVVGGGAEGHLVHWNTEQRRLDGLRGELGLGHAIHFAGARPQDQLPLFYAAADIVTMPSHYESFGMAALEGLACGRPVVATSAGGPAVIVEDGISGLHTPPDDHVALAAQLERLLADDDLRARMGVAARLRAQRFGWAAVATDILRVYTSAFEQRTHARITPALPRSPALMPCA, from the coding sequence ATGCGCATCGCAATGTTAAGCATCCACAGCAGCCCGATCGCCGCACTGGGCGGCAAAGAGGCCGGCGGGATGAATGTGTATGTGCGCGAGCTAAGCCGCGAGCTTGGCCGGCGCGGTATCTACGTCGATATGTTCACACGCAGCCAGAACGCCGCCGCGCCTACCGTGGTCGAGCTCGATCGACACGTGCGCGTAGTCAACCTGCACACTGGCCCGAGCGTGCCCTATGATAAGAACTGGGTGCTCACCTACCTGCCCGAGTTCGTCAATCGCGCGCGCTGCTTTGCCGATGGCGAAGACCTCTCGTACGACCTGATCCATAGCCACTACTGGCTCTCGGGCCAGGCGGCGCTGGCGCTGCGGCGCAGCTGGGGCGCGCCAGTGGTGCATATGTTTCACACGCTCGGCGCGATGAAGAACCGTGTGGCGCGCGGCGCCGAAGAGCACGAGACCGGCCGGCGGATTGCGATCGAACGTGCCCAGATCACGGCCATGGATGCGATCGTGGCGGCCACCCCGCTCGACCGCGCGCAGATGGTCGAGCACTACGGCGCCCGCCCCGAGCAGGTGCATGTGGTACCATGCGGCGTCGATCTGCGGCGCTTCCAGCCGCACGACATGGCCGCCGCACGCGCGCTGCTTGGCCTGCCCGCCGCGCCTCACCGGCTGATTGTGCTGGTTGGCCGGATCGAGCCGCTGAAGGGTATCGACGCGCTGATCCGCGCAATTGCGCTGCTGGCCGATCGCCGCCCCGAGTGGCGCGGCCAGCTTACGGCGGTGGTGGTGGGTGGCGGCGCCGAGGGCCACCTGGTACACTGGAATACAGAGCAGCGCCGGCTCGACGGCCTGCGTGGCGAGCTGGGCCTGGGCCATGCCATCCACTTCGCCGGCGCGCGCCCACAAGATCAGCTGCCGCTGTTCTATGCCGCCGCCGATATTGTGACCATGCCCTCGCACTACGAGTCGTTCGGCATGGCCGCGCTCGAGGGGCTGGCCTGCGGCCGGCCGGTTGTGGCCACCAGCGCGGGTGGGCCGGCCGTGATCGTCGAAGATGGCATCAGCGGCCTGCACACCCCCCCCGACGACCATGTTGCGCTGGCTGCGCAGCTCGAACGCCTGCTCGCCGACGACGACCTGCGCGCCCGGATGGGTGTGGCCGCACGCCTGCGCGCGCAGCGCTTCGGCTGGGCGGCGGTGGCAACCGATATTCTGCGCGTGTACACCAGCGCATTCGAGCAACGAACCCATGCACGGATCACGCCGGCACTGCCGCGCTCGCCGGCGCTGATGCCGTGCGCATAG
- a CDS encoding cobalamin-binding protein, translating to MIIRRSAGLLVLLSALILSACGAAAPASPPAAATAAVAPTSLPAPTAAPTSAPTAAATPAAAGLTITDATGRTVTLARLPRTIVSLAPNTTELAFALGLGPQVRAVDDFSDYPADVQALPKLGGSNGSYNYEQIVALQPDLVLAAGITAPEAIAKLVELKQTVVVLGTPQTTLDSIFSDIRLLGQISGREAQAATLTSSMNERLDTLKARLAAATSKPLVYWELDATDPAKPFTVGPGNFVGDLIALAGGQNVFATADSPFPQVSTEQVVAAAPAVIILSDAAYGITVESVLQRPGWQQIPAVQQARVAPIDDNLVSRPGPRIIEGLEAVARIIHPELFK from the coding sequence ATGATCATTCGACGCAGCGCCGGATTGCTGGTGCTTCTATCCGCACTGATTCTGAGCGCATGTGGCGCCGCTGCGCCGGCCAGCCCGCCGGCAGCGGCTACGGCGGCAGTGGCCCCTACCAGCCTGCCGGCACCAACTGCCGCCCCAACCAGTGCGCCAACCGCAGCAGCCACGCCGGCCGCCGCCGGGCTAACCATCACCGACGCGACCGGCCGCACGGTGACGCTTGCCAGGCTACCGCGCACGATCGTATCGCTGGCGCCCAACACCACCGAGCTGGCCTTTGCACTCGGCCTGGGGCCACAGGTGCGCGCAGTCGACGACTTCTCGGATTACCCGGCCGATGTGCAGGCGCTGCCGAAGCTCGGCGGCTCGAACGGCAGCTATAACTACGAGCAGATTGTGGCGCTACAGCCCGACCTGGTGCTGGCAGCCGGGATCACCGCGCCCGAGGCGATTGCCAAGCTCGTAGAGCTGAAGCAGACGGTGGTGGTGCTGGGCACACCCCAGACCACGCTCGACAGTATTTTCAGCGACATCCGGCTGCTTGGCCAGATCAGCGGCCGTGAGGCGCAGGCGGCCACGCTGACCAGCAGCATGAACGAGCGGCTTGACACGCTCAAGGCCCGGCTGGCCGCAGCAACCAGCAAGCCGCTGGTGTACTGGGAGCTCGACGCGACCGACCCGGCCAAGCCGTTTACGGTCGGGCCGGGCAACTTCGTGGGCGACCTGATTGCGCTGGCGGGTGGCCAGAACGTCTTCGCCACGGCCGACTCGCCGTTCCCACAGGTCAGCACCGAGCAGGTGGTGGCGGCCGCGCCGGCGGTGATCATTCTATCGGACGCAGCCTACGGCATCACCGTCGAGTCGGTGCTGCAGCGGCCGGGCTGGCAGCAGATTCCCGCCGTGCAGCAGGCACGCGTCGCGCCGATCGACGACAACCTGGTGAGCCGGCCTGGCCCGCGGATCATTGAGGGGCTCGAGGCAGTCGCCCGGATCATTCACCCCGAGCTATTCAAGTAG
- a CDS encoding iron ABC transporter permease: protein MREIDVPTPSRPLARRELSSWIALRRQWALFGGLAMALLLIVLLSVVVGSVYIPPLVAMKILLARLPLVRLAADWPATFEAILIDIRLPRVALVGLTGAALACSGTAYQGLFRNPLADPYLIGVAAGAGLGAIIAMLVQAAYPGLGLLLVPLGAFAGALGTVALVYALGQVGRSTPVTTLVLAGVAVGALATACSTLLLLRVGRQAVRVLAFLLGGYSSAGWGAVLTVAPFTLVGFALMYMYARQLNLLLLDAEQAQQLGVHVQRVTLIVVGAATLTTAAAVAFSGLIGFVGLIVPHTARLLVGADHRRLLPLATLGGAGFLLLADLLARTVIAPEELPLGVITAFVGAPFFLWLLRNARRGTAMS, encoded by the coding sequence ATGCGCGAGATCGATGTGCCTACACCAAGCCGGCCGCTGGCGCGGCGCGAGCTGTCCAGCTGGATCGCCCTGCGCCGCCAGTGGGCGCTATTCGGTGGCCTGGCCATGGCGCTGCTGCTGATCGTGCTGCTCAGCGTCGTGGTGGGCAGCGTGTACATCCCGCCGCTCGTGGCCATGAAGATCCTGCTGGCGCGCCTGCCGCTGGTGCGGCTCGCGGCCGACTGGCCGGCCACCTTCGAGGCCATCCTGATCGACATCCGGCTGCCGCGCGTGGCGCTGGTGGGCCTGACCGGCGCGGCGCTAGCCTGCTCGGGCACGGCCTACCAGGGCCTGTTTCGCAACCCGCTGGCCGACCCCTACCTGATCGGCGTGGCGGCGGGCGCGGGGCTGGGCGCGATTATCGCTATGCTGGTGCAGGCGGCCTACCCCGGCCTGGGCCTGCTGCTGGTGCCGCTGGGCGCCTTTGCGGGCGCGCTGGGTACGGTGGCGCTGGTGTACGCGCTGGGCCAGGTGGGCCGCAGCACGCCGGTGACCACGCTGGTGCTGGCGGGCGTAGCGGTGGGCGCGCTGGCAACCGCCTGCTCGACGCTGCTGCTGCTGCGGGTTGGCCGGCAGGCCGTGCGCGTGCTGGCATTTCTGCTCGGTGGCTATAGCAGCGCAGGCTGGGGCGCGGTGCTGACGGTAGCGCCGTTCACGCTGGTAGGCTTCGCGCTGATGTATATGTATGCGCGCCAGCTCAACCTGCTGCTGCTCGACGCCGAGCAGGCCCAGCAGCTGGGCGTGCATGTCCAGCGCGTGACCCTGATCGTAGTGGGGGCTGCCACGCTCACCACGGCGGCGGCGGTGGCGTTCAGCGGGCTGATCGGCTTCGTAGGCCTGATCGTACCGCACACCGCCCGGCTGCTGGTTGGCGCCGATCACCGCCGGCTACTGCCGCTGGCCACGCTGGGCGGCGCGGGGTTCCTGCTGCTGGCCGATTTGCTGGCGCGCACGGTGATCGCCCCCGAGGAGCTGCCGCTAGGCGTGATTACCGCGTTTGTCGGCGCGCCGTTCTTTCTGTGGCTGCTGCGCAATGCCCGCCGTGGAACGGCCATGTCATGA
- a CDS encoding ABC transporter ATP-binding protein yields MNLRIDHLHAGYGAGLVLHDISLVAEPGQIVGLIGPNGAGKSSLLRALSGTLVPSAGAIHLGQADLQRMAPAARARIVAVVPQMARLPEGFTVAELVLMGRAPHLPRFGGESARDHAITRQALQRTATWALAERGAHTLSGGEQQRVLIARALTQEPQVLLLDEATAHLDLKHQVALLGLVRRLARSGLIVIAALHDLNLAAVYADRLALLRGGRLLAYDTPERVLTPDWLRTAYDVEALVGQHPLYGTPLVALAAGEDLPGD; encoded by the coding sequence ATGAACCTACGCATCGATCATCTGCACGCCGGGTATGGCGCCGGCCTGGTGCTGCACGACATCTCGCTGGTGGCCGAGCCAGGCCAGATCGTCGGCCTGATCGGGCCAAATGGCGCGGGCAAAAGCTCGCTCCTGCGTGCGCTGAGCGGCACGCTGGTGCCGAGCGCCGGCGCGATCCACCTGGGCCAGGCCGATCTCCAGCGTATGGCGCCGGCCGCACGCGCGCGGATTGTCGCAGTGGTGCCGCAGATGGCGCGCCTGCCCGAGGGCTTTACGGTGGCCGAGCTGGTGTTGATGGGCCGTGCCCCGCACCTGCCGCGCTTCGGCGGCGAGAGCGCGCGCGACCACGCGATCACGCGCCAGGCGCTGCAGCGCACCGCCACCTGGGCGCTGGCCGAGCGCGGCGCGCACACACTCTCGGGCGGCGAGCAGCAGCGTGTGCTGATCGCCCGAGCGCTGACGCAAGAGCCGCAGGTGCTGCTGCTCGACGAAGCCACCGCGCACCTCGATCTAAAGCACCAGGTGGCGCTGCTCGGCCTGGTGCGCCGGCTGGCACGCAGTGGGCTGATCGTGATCGCGGCGCTGCACGACCTGAACCTGGCCGCTGTATATGCCGACCGGCTGGCGCTCTTGCGCGGCGGCCGGCTGCTGGCGTACGATACGCCCGAGCGCGTGCTGACGCCCGATTGGCTACGCACGGCCTACGATGTCGAGGCGCTGGTCGGCCAGCACCCGCTGTATGGCACGCCGCTGGTGGCGCTGGCGGCTGGCGAAGATCTGCCGGGCGATTGA